The DNA window CACACTCGAGATACGTGTTGGAAGCTCCATGGAAAACCAATGAACGAGAGAAAGAAGAGTGACAATGGTCGTGGTTAACAATTTGGAGATAGCAGAGCTTTCCAAACGACTAATTGAAATCATGAGCAACAAAGTTCTCTAGAAGAGTCtccattcactaaggaacaaCTAGAGCATCTACACAAGTTTTTTCAATCACCACAGTTTCAAATGAATCCTTCTATTCTTAACTCATCCAATACTCCTTCTTGCTCTTTTGTCCAATCAGGTATTGattcttctgtttttttttcagtATCAAGCATTGTAAAACAAACACGTGGATAATTGATTCTGGAGCTAGTGATCACATGACTAGTAGTCATTTCCTTTTCTCAAGTTACACACCTAGTAGAaaacaaaaagatcaaaataGCAGATGAGTCGTTCTCGGCAATAGTCGAGAAAGGCactattaaaatttcacaattcttgattttacatgtaatcacatatttgTCAATAAATTATCTCAGTCCTCGAATTATCGTGTTATATTTGACTCATCTATGTATAAATTTTAAGACATGGTCTCGAGGAGGATGATTCACAGTGCTAAATAATTTGGTGGAATTTACTTACCATCTAAGTCGACCAACAACTACTCTATGTTTGAACTATATTTCTagttttgataaggttatgatttgacattataggcttggacaccctaatttttactatttaagacACTTGTTACTTGATCTGTTTAAGAATAAAGTCCTTCATATCGCCGTGAATTTTGTAATTGGCTAAACATCATTGGTCATTTATTTCTACCTCAGAAATATAAAGCTTCCAAaccttttttctttcattcatagtGATATTTTATGACCCTCGAGAGTAAACTTTTTTAGGAAAACgttggtttgtcacatttattTATGATCATACTCACTTTTGTcgggtgtttttattaaaatataagtctgatgttaaaaatgtgtttcaaTCTTTTTATACTACGGTGAAAACACAAATTGGtgcgaaaataaaaatattttgaagtgATAATGGTGAATAATTTTTTAGTAACCAATTAGACGTTTTCTTAATCAAACATGGAATAGTCCACCAAAACTTTTGTACAAATACACTACAACAAAATGTGATTGCGTAAAGAAAAAACCATCATCTTTTGAAAGTAATTAGAGCCTTGACGTTTACTAATTAAGTGCCACGTTATCTTTGGGGAGAAACCTTGTTAATGGCCACTTATCTTATTAATAAAATGTCTAGTAAAATTCTAAACTATAAAATTCGTTTTAGTCTTTTTAAAGATAACTTTCTGACCCTTATTGATTTTGGGCTAACTagtctaaatcaaaattttatgatttttttttataatttttacaagttTATATCTATGTATGTTAATTCTGTTTCCTTTCTGTTCCTTTCTATTTATGTTGTTAGTCGAACGCACGTTTAGTATCTTAATTTAATGAAACAGTGTGTTTTAACTTGAGGTTAAAACGATACGTGCGAAGGTTGGTATGAGATGTCACCCTTTAATGAAAACGGCGCGTTCCATAACTACAGCTTACATAACGATTAACGATGTTTAACCGAAATTCAATTTCCCTGTAACTCCTCCCACGTGTTTTAACAGTTTTTAACAGCAGAGGCGGGGGCAATTGGTTACCATTCAGTTATggaatgaaattttcattttcttcttcctacATTGCTTTCTGTTCTCTGCTGCCTTCTCTTCTTCTCGACTTCTGGAGATTTCTCACATATCTCTTGGCTTCTGATTAGAGGATCAAAATCATGGTAATCTTCTTTTCCTTTCCTCTTTTTCGTATATTTTTTCTGGCtgccattttttttataatcttttagATTCAATTGAGTTCAGAAACTATTTCCCCTTAATTCCACTGGGCTCCCCTTTGATTATCTTTTTGTTCTTTCTGTTGTTGGGGGTTGCAGTTGTTTTTTTCGTATTTCAAGGACTTAGTGGGAAGAGAAGTGACAGTGGAGCTGAAGAATGATTTAGCAATTAGAGGAACTCTTCACTCCGTTGATCAATATCTCAACATCAAGCTCGAGAATACTAGGGTTGTCGATCAAGACAAGTACCCTCACATGGTATGCCCCCCCCTTCATCTGCTAATTGATTTCCACCtccattttcttattttcattggGATTTTATCAAGGAATTACTTTAAAATTAGGTGTATAAAGATTTAGGGttcttttggaaaaaaattaaattgggtCCTTCTAGTCCCTGCACTCGCCCCCTTCCCCTCCCTCTCAGAAAAGGGTAAACATGAGATGATGGAAGCTGAATTTAGGGCTTTTCAGTTCTTTTTTACACTGTGACAGTCTTCCTTTATTTAGGTTATCTctttttttagttgattttgtactGAGTATCTGCCAGCTACTTCATAATTTAGCCTTTAACTAGTATTCGCCATTGTTTTACTTGAGAGGTGATGAATATAGTAAACTTCGCATTTTTCAACACCCCAAAGTCCAAAACCTCTCATCTTAGTTTAAATTGCCACTCCCCAGCGTTTCTTCTTTGCATCTAAAATCCTTGCTCTTCCTTAACGTCTGTTAAAAATTGTCTCCTCTTATCATCTATTGTTATttactttttgtatttttttttgtttgcacGAATGGTATGTCTCTTCCCTGTGTCATGTGAATGCCAATTTTATCCTCTAAGGTTTATCTTTAGGTGAAAATCCACAAGCACTCGTATTTTTTATGGGAACTTCTTGTTCCTATTTTTTTACCCATGGCTGTAGAGCGATAGTCAGAAAAGTGGATTCAGGAACATTACACTCAGTACTGCAAAATATGCCTTGTCAATATCATGGTTACCTGAACGAAGTCGTCCCAGTATTATGTATTACCTGAAAGACTTTCATCCCAATATTGACATTGGATTCGGCTCAACTTTGAAAACCCATGTAGTAATTGATCACTTGATCTTGCCCCATGATGCTTTGAGAATAGAGTAGCAATGTAATCCAACTTGTTTGCTGCTATGAAAGATTGGTTTGTTTTGGACCCAGATAAACCTGTCAATGTTAGACCTGCCAATTCTGTTGCCAACCTAGAAACTCAACCCGATAATCTGAACCCTAACTCGTCTCAATCCTGATTTGACCATAAAAGCCAGTAACCGAAACCCACCTAACCCAAATCTGAAAATGTTTTGAACCAGAAATGGCTCAAATCCTAACAAAAAATTATTCAAACCTGAAATGATCCAAATATGAAATGATCAGAACTGGAGATGACCTGACCTGAGAACCCAGTTGTCCTAAACCCAAAATGACTGAACTCAAAACTGACCTGAACTTACTCGAATTGGTCCAATTTAAAGCCGATTCAACTCATCCAATGGATGGGTATAGCTACAGTGATCCTCTGTTGTGGCTAGCCTGATACAAATCTGTTGATCATTTATGAAATAGATTTTGCTAGGTTTTGGTTAGTGCATCTTTTCTCTTAAAAGTACATGCATTTTGAAactttctatgtttctttctGTTTTCAGCTTTCAGTGAGGAACTGTTTCATCAGGGGTTCGGTTGTGAGGTACGTTCAGCTACCTCCCGAGGAAGTCGACATTGAATTGCTTCATGATGCCACAAGAAGAGAAGCTCGGTGAGGCTGAAATACTTTTTAATGAACATCTGATTTGAGATACTTATAGTTTCTGAATTGAGCAAAGATAAGTTACTTAGTAATGAAAGAGATCCTTTTTTGCATTAATGTACACACAAATTGATGTTGGTTTGTTTATCAACATATTTTATTTGCTGCAAGAATATTGAATTATCAGAGACGTGTAAAATGCATGCTGTGAAATGTCCACTGTTGAAGATGCTGtctgaaaaatgaaaatatttcatGTTTATTACAGTTATTACCGTTCCTAGTTATATTATCAATACCAATTTGGGAAACTCTGTATTTATTCTCCAGAAGTTATAATATTCAAGGCAATCGATCATCAATCAAATCATAACCCCCCCAAAAAAGAGCAATTAATCAAACCTTATTTAGGGGTCATTTCGGTTATCTTATCTTCAAAGAACAAACGTAAATTCTTGTCATCATTTATGGAAAAGTAATCTTTCCCATTGTACAACATGGTTTTTTTCCCCTTaagtaaaaagaaaggaaataaatcaTCGAGATTTTCCTTTTAAGTAGCCATCAACACGCTTCAAGGAACACGTAACTAGATTACTCCTCTCTTTACTGTCTTCTAACTACCGTCAGTTCCATCACCCATTTTTCTCTGTTTTGCTAAGCTTTTCTTAGACTCCAATGGCAGATGCTCCGACTGTCCCAGTATgaaactcttttctttattttattttatttatctttttcatgGTTTTTAACCTTTGCTTTTAATCTCATTGCAGAGTTGTGTTTTGAAAGTGAACGTCCATTGCTGTCCTGCATGTCCCAAGAAAGTGAAGAAAATGTTGCAGAAAATCAAtggtaaagaatattaaaaaaaaacaccttTTAAAAATGCtttcccattttttttatttgattttgtcaCCTAGGGGTGGATGCCGTCGACATAGATACCGAAAACGGGCTGGTCACTGTTCATGGCATTGTCCAACTCTCTACGCTCATTCAAACGATATCAGAAAAGATGGGCAAAAAAGCAGAGCTTTACGCCTACGAGAAGAACCCCGAGACTAGAAACGAGAAACTAGACAATGACAACACTTGTTCTGCTTGTAAATACGAGGAAAAGAACCAAACATGTTCTTTTGCTGATAAATCTGATGACGGTAAAGCTAAAGACCCTGTCCCACAAGGACCCGAAGTATCGAATCACCCACAACTTATCACGGAAAAGAAGAAACACTGGCTTGGTGGTTGGTTTGGCAAGAAGAGCAGTGTTGAACCAAGAATATTTGGCAGTTTTCGAGGAGCAAGGCCAGGGTGTTACGCATGGCTGCCGCCACCACCATTACCACCTGCATTTCGACTGCCACCATATAGATGTGGACAATATCGACCAGTTTATCCTTACTCGCCACCTTACCGGATAACACAGCCGCCGCGACCATATCCCTATGATTTCTACGAGGATACGGAACCGCCAATAGGCAACTCTGTTTTTCACACATTTCGTGATGATAATGTTAATGCTTGCAGCATAATCTGAGCTGTGTGCTGTAAACTTGACTACTTTCATTGATTTATGACTATTTTTTCCATGTTGTCCcggaaatatatattttaacatattatttactTTGCTCTATATACCATTTATTACCAcatttttcttaatttgtttttttatcaacTAAGATTTTAGTATTACATGCAGGGCGAAGCTAAAATTACTGATTAGAGATCCGCGTATTCAtataaagtttgaaatatttaaattcagaATACTGTTGGCTATCAATCACGTTGTAAGTCCACGTGGTTAAAAGCTCGTAACAATTATATAAAAGATATCTTATAGGGCTATATTAGGGGTGAACATTTGATTAAGTCGAgtcaaatcgagtaaaaaaatttcaagttagtcgaattgacaaattatattttaacaacTGAACTCCCTTTGAAAATTTTTCGAATtgagtcaaaaaaaattttgagccaAGTCAAGTCGAGTCAACAATCATATTATTTATACCATGTTATATTTACATagactaattatttaattagtaaataaagtacaatattatttaactacataaacaataattaattggtaaacatttatcaaaatacgTAGTTTTATCTTTGAACTTAAtagttttgattttatatttttctattcaaatttttggataactcgaattgtataattcatatttgagttaaaccgaaaaattttattttttattcaagttgatttgaatcactcaattaacttaaataactcgaactatttaatttaaaatttaaattttttataaatttttcaaatcgaatcagATTTTAACTCTTAATCTCCATATTAAATCGGTCTGTCTACAGTAATTACCAAAAAGGTTCACGGCGTTCAAAACGGCATCGtcgttttatgttttttttttttttttatctcagtTGCACTTCCCACTCCGTCTCTCCCACTCGTCGAAGAGTTCAATTGCTAACTTCTTATTACCCAAACTCCGAAACCCACGTCTCTGTTTACCGGAAAATTTATcttcttattttaaaaaattccgGTGCTACTTCCGATGGCCTCTGATCCGGATCCTCCAAAGCCCAAAACCCCAAGGTCCCATTTCTCTCTAATCTTTTGATCGTTTATTTATGAGATGGGTTTGGCTGCTTCTTACGTATGGGCAAGAATGTGGAAGAAAATGTGTCATTGGTTCACTTACTTTGCTTTTACTTGATTTTTTACTTCTGGGTGCTAAAGAAAGTAACACATGCACTTAGTTCCTTTTGTTTGCTCGAAATTTCTGGGAGCCACTCTTTTATTGTGTTTCTTTTGCTCTGAGGTTTTATTTGGTTTCTAATGCCTACTTTTTCAGCTACAATGTTGAAAAGGGCTTACCCTTTTTCCCCTTAACCTCTTACTTTGTTGTTGCTTCTAGTTATGGACACAATAGACATAGGGAATCAGCAATTGGAGTTAAAAACTGTTTGAGCATGATACTGTGAAATAAGGGGGGAAATAAGATATTGCTGGAAAGTTCCCAAAGCTTCAGTAGCCTCCTCTCTATTTAGATCTTTTAGCTGATATATTGTCTTTGTTTGATGATGATGCATTGGTTGTGATTATAATGCATGTGAAGTAAACGtttcattgttcttcattttctattACAGGCACAAATGCCCTGCATGCTATAAACAATTTAATAGAAAGCTGCATCTTATTGAGCACATGAAAATCTCGTACCATTCAGTTCATCAACCTAGATGTTGGGTGTGTCAAAAGCACTGCAAATCTTTTGAATCGGTGCGGGAACATATTATTAGTAAGACAATCTGCATGTCCATTCTCATTTGTCAACGATTTTATTGtgtaattttcttatttctttccttCTACATAGGTCCACTATCGAAAACAAATTGTTTGAAGATTTTTGTGGAACAAGGTTGCAATCTTTGTTTAAAAGTTTTGGATAGCCCCTCTGCCCTTAAGGAACATAAGCAAATGTGCTGCCTAGTGGCCCCTGTTCCCCTTGTAAGTAAGCTTTGTGATTAAAATGCTAATTGGAACCTTATCACTTATAGAGCTTTACTCCGCTTCCCTTGTTTAATTGTCTATAATATTAATCATTAATATGCCTGTTGCGTGTATTTTGActatatttttcttgattttgtATTTTGGATGTCTGATTTCTAAGTTCTATGTCAAAATAATCttgaaaacaaggaaaattttGGCTAAAATTGAGACTAGATGGTTGAATACCTTATGTGTAGGGACTGGAACACATTCATATTACATTATAACTTGATATAACCTAATATTATGTTGTTGTTGTTGCAGGGAACAAAGATCACGCCTTGTATAGAATCTAATTTCACTATGTCAGGTTCAATCATGGATGAAATGCACAATGGCAAAGCTCAAAAAGCCGTTGCTATGGATTGTGAAATGGTTGGTGGTGGAAGTGATGGATCAATTGATCTTTGTGCTAGAGTATGTCTTGTTGATGAAGCTGAGAATATAATTTTGCACACATATGTTCAACCACAAATTCCTGTCACCAATTACAGGTATTTCTATGCTCCATCTTCACTTAAAATAGCCACCTTAAAGCCGAACTACCTATTATGCTTTTATTCATACATATATGCAGATATGAAGTAACTGGGCTAACAGAAGACCATCTGAGAGATGCCATACCACTTAATGAAGTGCaagataaaataaagaaaattctaTACAATGGAGAGTCTGTTGGAAGGATGCCCCCAGATGGGGTGAAGGCTAGGCTTCTTGTGGGCCATGACATACAGCATGATTTGAACTGCTTGAGAATGAAATACCCTGGCTTTCTGTTGAGGTTGGTTGAAATATTTCAGGCGCATTCAAAATCCTTTTGACAAGTGATTCTGCTGAAAATGGTGTCTACATTTTTTAATGAAACCCTTTGTGATGTGTTTCCTTGATTGTCAGTTGGCATAACCTAGTTCGTTTTTAGGTGAAACATGTCTTGATATTAACATATAACAAACGAATGGCAAGTGGCAACATATTAGTATAATAAGGGTCATCAGATAACCTTCACAAATTAACTCATTCTGTATTTGTGTCTCATTTAATCCTATGCTTCTTAAGAGGAAATGATGCATGGTATAGCCAAGCACGGATGAAAAGTAAGTGTAGAAGGGTTGGAATAATTTTAGATTTTGGCCTTTTTTCACTATGATTTGACTTTGAATTTTCCCAAACCCCTTTCCCCCTTTCTGTATTTCTTTTTTTCGTATCTTCGACCTTCTAAAATAAAGATATGCAGAGATGTCTTCCATTACACAAGCTATTTTCTATTGTGCAGGGACACTGCAAAATACCGTCCATTGATGAAAACAAATCTTGTTAGCCACTCACTGAAGCACCTCACAAAAACATATCTAGGGCAAGTTGCTATTTCAGGATCTACATTACAGTTTTAGATAAAAGAAAATTGCTCTTGCTATTGCTCTCTGTACACTATTTTCTCCTtttactcccttttctttctgTAGCATCATGGTGTATTGTTTTACAGGTACAACATCCAGTCTGGAGTTCACGATCCATACGAAGATTGTATATCTGTGATGAGACTGTACAAGCGAATGCGTGGCCAAGACCATCGGCAAGTGTTCAGACTTGGAGATGAAAAAGCTAACAGTGGCTTTGATTCTTTTCGATCAATGGAATTGGAAAAGAAGGCTCCGGATGAACTATATGAGATCTCAACATCTGATTATAAGTGTTGGTGTCTGGACTTGACCAAAGATTGCAACCCTGGCAGCTGACTATCCATTTTCCTTTTAACACCTGCAATATCTACCCAAGAAAGGCACGGTTTTTGGTTTATGTATGTTTGGTTTCTTTTGGTGGGTTGTTGGGGCAAGATCAGATCATATAACTTTGGGTTTGGTCGATGTTTTGGTTTGTATGTTCCCTAGTGAAAgcaaaatgaaagtttgattgGCTTTGTTCAATTTGTATGTAAATTAAGTGAAAgcaaaatgaaagtttgattgGCTTTGTTCAATTTGTATGTAAATATTTTCATGTTAAATCAACTTCTAGGCGTGCAAGATCGAAGTCCATAAAAAAGGTTTAACATTTacgttaaaaattttgaattctcCGTAAATTTTGAATTCTCATTAAACTATTAGCAAGACCGTGATGTATGAGATTTTCTTTTTGCATCAATTGAAAGTTCTTATTTATTTCTCttctataatttgatttttttatatgaaatagttttgaatgttataaatttgtaaataattttttttcaattttcaatattTGACTGTCAGATCAACTTAGATTTAAGGAATATTGTTCTACTCGTCTATGAatagtttgtaattttttaaaattgactcatcaaaatatgaacttactaataAATTAGTGAttcataaatttattataaaaaggaataaaaaagTCATAAAAgaacaaatttggaagaaattaTTGATGAGTGCTATCCCCCTAAGAACAGAGAACTGGTCGTTTGGGTGGAAAATTAAAACGGTCCGCAAAATTGACTTCAGTGGCCCCTTCATTTGACAAGCAGGCACGGATGGTCAAATTTTAAATCTCCCATACACGTTAAATCTCAGAGGGTGAAAAAATTTCCTAAGCGAAAGTTGCTTGTCCATTTTTACCCATTTATGTTCTCTTTCGATCAAGGTACCCCCATTGATTAATAATCTTGATCTCaagttttgattttgaaaaaacaGCCGACTCAACTCTCTACTTTAACTGAATCCACTGTAAGTACAAGCATAATCAAGCTCCATTGCAGCACCAGCTTGCGGCGGCAGCCGGCATGGCGGTTTCCGTACAGGCGGCGAGTCCGGTATGGGAGTCGGTGCTGGAGCTGACCAAGTCGGCCCAGGACAAGAACAGAGATCCACTTCTCTGGGCTGTTCAGCTCAGTTCTAGTCTTAACTCGGCTGGGATTTCTTTGCCTTCAATCGACCTGGCTCACCTCCTTGTCTCCCACATCTGCTGGGATAATCACGTGCCCATCACGTGGAAGTTCCTAGAGAAGGCCTTGACTGTCAAATTCGTGCCTTCAATGCTCGTCCTCGCCCTCCTCTCTACCAGGTCCGTTCCCTCCCCCCCCTTTTAAGTtctctttttttaatagaaaaacagGGTCGATGAGTTTTATGACATATAAGTTCGACTtgtttcttagccatttttgttATTTGGTGTGTACGCGTGTGTGCTTTTTTTCCCGGTGGCTATACTGCTTGGTTCTCGGTTTTTGAGCTGATTGAAGTTGATAGTACAACCCTTTTGGTTGGCCTTGGTTTAAGATTCTAAACACAATAATATTCTATGGTTCATGCGAAAAGATGCTGTATATTTTGTTGTTCTCTTGTCTTGTAAGAATTAGCCATACGTTTAGGTTCTCACACCTTACCCTTGGTTGCCTATTATGATCCGTAATCTGTTTTAAACTCTATTGCCAGTGTACATGATAAACTTGTATGTACGTGTTTGTACTTGTTAACAGATCATGTAATATTAGGTGTTCCGAAAGTTATTTTAAGGCCATTTGCTAGCGAGTGACTAAACTTCAAGATATGTGACAACCAGCCGTTCTATTGTGGTTCATTTCTGTGGATTGTTGTTAATGTTGCTTTTTTAATGTCAGTGCaggtttggaaaaaaaaattctgtttggttttatgtttgatttcaatctttaaagagctaaattttggttttttttggcAAAATGTTCATCTTAAAGTATTCCACCAGTACATGTTGTCTAACATTTGCTGGCCTGTGGAATCATGATTTTGGTGGAAGTTCCCATTGACTTGATATTTCTAAGACTGAAATTGACTACACCTGGTGTCTATGACAGGGTCATTCCAAATCGTAAGTTTCATCCTGCAGCATATCGGCTCTACATGGAACTCCTCAGGAGACATGCCTTCTCACTTCAATGTCAAATCAATGGACCAAATTATCAAAAGTAAACTTCAATTTCACCCCCAGTCCCCCACCCTTCTTGTCATAGAAGTATGCTTTATTTATGAAATGCCATTCAAGTTGACTGCTTGCACTGGCTATAGTAAAATGGATGATTCATTAGAGCggttgtatattttattttatctg is part of the Gossypium hirsutum isolate 1008001.06 chromosome D11, Gossypium_hirsutum_v2.1, whole genome shotgun sequence genome and encodes:
- the LOC107912411 gene encoding RNA exonuclease 4 isoform X1, whose protein sequence is MASDPDPPKPKTPRHKCPACYKQFNRKLHLIEHMKISYHSVHQPRCWVCQKHCKSFESVREHIISPLSKTNCLKIFVEQGCNLCLKVLDSPSALKEHKQMCCLVAPVPLGTKITPCIESNFTMSGSIMDEMHNGKAQKAVAMDCEMVGGGSDGSIDLCARVCLVDEAENIILHTYVQPQIPVTNYRYEVTGLTEDHLRDAIPLNEVQDKIKKILYNGESVGRMPPDGVKARLLVGHDIQHDLNCLRMKYPGFLLRDTAKYRPLMKTNLVSHSLKHLTKTYLGYNIQSGVHDPYEDCISVMRLYKRMRGQDHRQVFRLGDEKANSGFDSFRSMELEKKAPDELYEISTSDYKCWCLDLTKDCNPGS
- the LOC107912410 gene encoding sm-like protein LSM2 isoform X3 codes for the protein MLFFSYFKDLVGREVTVELKNDLAIRGTLHSVDQYLNIKLENTRVVDQDKYPHMLSVRNCFIRGSVVRYVQLPPEEVDIELLHDATRREAR
- the LOC107912410 gene encoding heavy metal-associated isoprenylated plant protein 42 isoform X1, producing the protein MLQKINGVDAVDIDTENGLVTVHGIVQLSTLIQTISEKMGKKAELYAYEKNPETRNEKLDNDNTCSACKYEEKNQTCSFADKSDDGKAKDPVPQGPEVSNHPQLITEKKKHWLGGWFGKKSSVEPRIFGSFRGARPGCYAWLPPPPLPPAFRLPPYRCGQYRPVYPYSPPYRITQPPRPYPYDFYEDTEPPIGNSVFHTFRDDNVNACSII
- the LOC107912411 gene encoding RNA exonuclease 4 isoform X2, which translates into the protein MASDPDPPKPKTPRHKCPACYKQFNRKLHLIEHMKISYHSVHQPRCWVCQKHCKSFESVREHIISPLSKTNCLKIFVEQGCNLCLKVLDSPSALKEHKQMCCLVAPVPLGTKITPCIESNFTMSGSIMDEMHNGKAQKAVAMDCEMVGGGSDGSIDLCARVCLVDEAENIILHTYVQPQIPVTNYRYEVTGLTEDHLRDAIPLNEVQDKIKKILYNGESVGRMPPDGVKARLLVGHDIQHDLNCLRMKYPGFLLRYNIQSGVHDPYEDCISVMRLYKRMRGQDHRQVFRLGDEKANSGFDSFRSMELEKKAPDELYEISTSDYKCWCLDLTKDCNPGS
- the LOC107912410 gene encoding sm-like protein LSM2 isoform X2, with amino-acid sequence MLFFSYFKDLVGREVTVELKNDLAIRGTLHSVDQYLNIKLENTRVVDQDKYPHMLSVRNCFIRGSVVRYVQLPPEEVDIELLHDATRREARVVF